From the Serratia nematodiphila DZ0503SBS1 genome, one window contains:
- a CDS encoding arsenic transporter yields MIVAGAIFILTLILVIWQPKGLGIGWSASIGAGLALLSGVVHVGDIPVVWQIVWNATATFIAVIIISLLLDESGFFAWAALHVARWGNGKGRWLFTYMLLLGAAVAALFANDGAALILTPIVIAMLSALGFRPAAVLAFVMAAGFIADTASLPLVVSNLVNIVSADFFHLGFTEYAAVMVPVNLVAVAATLVMLHLFFRKDIPPGYALTRLPVPREAIRDRATFRAGWAVLALLLIGFFALEPLGVPVSLVAACGALVLLAVAKRGRAIDTGKVLRGAPWQIVIFSLGMYLVVYGLRNAGLTDLLSGVLDALARQGLWAATLGTGFLSAFLSSVMNNMPTVLVGALSIDGSSAEGVIRQAMIYANVIGSDLGPKITPIGSLATLLWLHVLARKNIVITWGYYFRVGLVMTLPILFVTLAALVLRLSVLP; encoded by the coding sequence ATGATAGTGGCAGGGGCGATCTTTATTCTGACGTTGATCTTGGTCATCTGGCAACCGAAGGGGCTGGGTATTGGCTGGAGTGCGTCGATCGGGGCGGGATTGGCATTATTGAGCGGCGTGGTGCACGTCGGCGACATCCCCGTGGTATGGCAGATAGTCTGGAATGCGACTGCGACCTTTATCGCCGTCATCATCATCAGCCTGTTGCTGGATGAAAGCGGCTTTTTTGCCTGGGCCGCCTTGCACGTCGCGCGCTGGGGCAACGGCAAGGGCCGCTGGCTGTTTACCTATATGCTCCTGTTGGGCGCGGCGGTGGCGGCGCTGTTCGCCAATGACGGCGCCGCGTTAATCCTCACGCCGATCGTGATCGCCATGCTGTCGGCGCTCGGTTTTCGTCCTGCGGCGGTGCTGGCTTTCGTCATGGCGGCGGGTTTTATCGCCGATACCGCCAGCCTGCCGCTGGTGGTGTCCAACCTGGTGAATATCGTTTCGGCGGATTTCTTCCACTTGGGCTTTACGGAGTATGCGGCGGTGATGGTGCCGGTCAACCTCGTCGCCGTGGCGGCGACGCTGGTGATGTTGCATTTGTTCTTCCGCAAGGATATTCCGCCGGGCTACGCGTTGACGCGTTTACCGGTACCGCGGGAAGCGATCCGCGATCGCGCGACGTTTCGAGCCGGTTGGGCGGTATTGGCGCTGTTGCTGATCGGCTTTTTCGCCCTGGAACCGCTCGGCGTGCCGGTGAGTTTGGTCGCCGCCTGCGGCGCGCTGGTGCTGCTGGCGGTAGCGAAACGCGGGCGGGCGATCGATACCGGCAAAGTGCTGCGCGGGGCGCCCTGGCAGATCGTGATTTTCTCGCTGGGTATGTATCTGGTGGTCTATGGGCTGCGCAATGCCGGCCTGACCGATCTGCTGTCCGGCGTGCTGGATGCGCTGGCGCGGCAGGGGCTGTGGGCGGCGACGCTCGGCACCGGCTTCCTGAGCGCGTTTCTCTCTTCCGTCATGAATAACATGCCGACGGTTCTGGTAGGGGCGCTGTCGATCGACGGCAGCAGCGCGGAAGGCGTCATCAGGCAGGCGATGATTTACGCTAACGTCATCGGCAGCGATCTCGGCCCCAAAATCACCCCGATCGGCAGCCTGGCCACGTTGCTGTGGCTGCATGTGTTGGCAAGGAAAAACATCGTCATTACCTGGGGCTATTACTTCCGCGTGGGACTGGTGATGACGCTGCCAATTCTGTTCGTCACCCTGGCCGCGCTGGTGCTGCGGCTGTCCGTTTTGCCATAA
- the arsC gene encoding glutaredoxin-dependent arsenate reductase codes for MSDIKIYHNPACGTSRNTLALIRNSGAEPEVILYLETPPSRERLIALLADMNMTPRALLRKNVEPYAELRLDDGAWSDDQLIDFMVQQPLLINRPIVVTPLGTRLCRPSEAVLEILPDPQRGAFSKEDGEPVIDAQGRRITKG; via the coding sequence ATGAGCGACATCAAAATTTATCACAACCCGGCCTGCGGCACGTCGCGCAATACGTTGGCGCTGATCCGCAACAGCGGCGCTGAGCCGGAGGTGATTCTGTATCTGGAAACGCCCCCCAGCCGCGAACGGTTGATTGCGTTGCTGGCCGACATGAACATGACGCCGCGCGCGTTGTTGCGTAAAAACGTCGAGCCTTACGCCGAGCTGCGGCTGGACGACGGCGCCTGGAGCGACGATCAACTGATCGACTTCATGGTGCAACAGCCGCTCCTGATCAATCGCCCCATCGTGGTGACGCCGCTTGGCACGCGCCTGTGCCGTCCGTCGGAGGCGGTGTTGGAGATTCTGCCGGATCCGCAGCGCGGCGCCTTCAGCAAAGAGGACGGCGAGCCGGTGATCGACGCGCAGGGCCGCAGGATAACCAAAGGCTGA
- the benD gene encoding benzoate diol dehydrogenase BenD, with the protein MDKSRFSGQVMAITGAAQGIGKAVAERAAREGASLALIDRTPYLEEVVAVLRERGTDIIALQADLEHWEEAREALDQVQQHFGRVDIMVNNVGGTIWARPFADYAPQQIEAEIRRSLFPTLWGCRAALPHMLAQGSGVIVNVSSVATRGVNRVPYSAAKGGVNALTQSLAFEYAGAGIRINATAPGGTEAPPRLTPRNRESPTQQEERWYRQVVEQTLDSSLMHRYGSVDEQAAAILFLASAEASYINGTVLPVAGGDLG; encoded by the coding sequence ATGGATAAGTCACGTTTCAGCGGCCAGGTAATGGCGATAACCGGTGCCGCTCAAGGCATCGGCAAAGCGGTGGCCGAACGCGCGGCTCGGGAAGGGGCGAGTTTGGCGCTGATCGATCGCACCCCCTATCTGGAGGAGGTCGTAGCCGTTTTACGCGAACGCGGCACCGATATCATCGCCCTGCAGGCCGATTTGGAGCACTGGGAAGAAGCACGCGAGGCGCTGGATCAGGTGCAACAGCACTTTGGGCGCGTGGATATTATGGTGAACAATGTGGGCGGCACCATCTGGGCGCGACCATTTGCCGACTATGCGCCGCAACAGATTGAGGCGGAGATTCGGCGCTCGTTGTTCCCGACGCTATGGGGTTGCCGCGCCGCGTTGCCGCATATGCTGGCGCAGGGGAGCGGAGTGATCGTCAACGTTTCTTCGGTCGCCACGCGCGGCGTCAATCGCGTTCCCTATTCCGCAGCCAAAGGCGGCGTCAACGCCCTGACCCAATCACTGGCCTTTGAATACGCTGGAGCCGGCATTCGCATCAACGCCACGGCGCCGGGCGGCACCGAAGCGCCGCCGCGGCTGACGCCACGCAACCGCGAATCCCCGACGCAGCAGGAGGAACGGTGGTATCGGCAGGTGGTTGAGCAAACGCTCGACAGCAGTCTGATGCACCGCTACGGCAGCGTCGATGAACAAGCCGCCGCTATTCTGTTCCTCGCCAGCGCCGAAGCCAGTTACATTAACGGAACGGTGCTGCCGGTCGCCGGCGGCGATTTGGGATGA
- the benC gene encoding benzoate 1,2-dioxygenase electron transfer component BenC yields MSFTVALNFEDGVSRFIQCNPNERVLDAAYRQKINLPMDCSDGVCGTCKCHCEQGEYQLGDDYLEEALSEQEAAQRRVLTCQMVPLSDCVIEVPMPSTMCKTASEMFTATVTSATALSDSAIEFCLTLDDERGIAFLPGQYVNIDVPGSVVSRAYSFSSPPGSRQLSFLLRNVPGGIMSRYLTEQARPGDAIRLRGPQGSFYLRTPVRPMLFLAGGTGLAPFLSMLEHLALGGSKQPVHLIYGVTHDHDLVKLEQLETYRRRLPNFSYLSCVASEVSLSPHKGYVTQHLDESLLNKGDLDVYLCGPPPMVEAVLGDFQRRAFIPNSFHYEKFAPSQADQRS; encoded by the coding sequence ATGTCTTTTACCGTTGCCCTTAATTTTGAAGACGGTGTCAGCCGCTTTATTCAATGCAATCCGAATGAAAGAGTACTCGACGCCGCCTACCGACAAAAGATCAACCTGCCGATGGACTGCTCGGACGGCGTATGCGGCACCTGTAAATGCCACTGTGAGCAAGGAGAGTATCAGTTGGGCGATGACTACCTGGAAGAGGCGCTGTCAGAGCAGGAAGCCGCACAGCGGCGGGTATTGACCTGTCAGATGGTGCCGCTCTCGGACTGCGTCATTGAGGTGCCGATGCCCTCGACGATGTGTAAAACCGCCAGCGAAATGTTTACCGCCACCGTCACCTCCGCCACCGCCCTGTCGGACAGCGCCATCGAGTTCTGCCTGACGCTGGATGATGAGCGGGGCATCGCGTTCCTGCCGGGACAATATGTGAATATCGACGTTCCCGGTAGCGTGGTCAGCCGCGCCTATTCGTTCAGTTCGCCGCCCGGTAGCCGGCAACTCTCTTTTCTGCTGCGTAACGTGCCCGGCGGCATAATGAGCCGTTATCTGACTGAACAGGCGAGACCCGGCGACGCGATCCGTCTGCGCGGCCCGCAGGGCAGTTTCTATTTGCGCACGCCGGTGCGGCCAATGTTATTTCTGGCCGGCGGCACCGGGCTGGCGCCGTTCCTTTCCATGCTGGAACATCTGGCACTCGGCGGCAGCAAACAGCCGGTGCATCTGATCTACGGCGTCACCCATGACCACGATCTGGTCAAGCTGGAACAGCTGGAGACATATCGCCGGCGCCTGCCGAATTTCAGCTATCTGAGCTGTGTAGCCAGTGAGGTGTCGCTGTCGCCGCATAAAGGCTATGTCACCCAGCATCTCGACGAAAGCCTGCTCAATAAGGGTGACCTGGACGTGTACCTGTGTGGGCCGCCGCCGATGGTGGAAGCGGTGCTTGGCGATTTCCAGCGACGCGCCTTTATCCCGAATAGCTTCCATTATGAGAAGTTCGCCCCCAGCCAGGCCGATCAGAGGAGTTGA
- the benB gene encoding benzoate 1,2-dioxygenase small subunit, giving the protein MSTCNLQQRVEQFLYREARLLDDRQWDDWLACYHPQVEYWMPAWADDDRQTTDPHSEISLIYYANREGLEDRVYRIKTERSAASSMPEPRTVHLISNVELLSSGAEQAEVNYHWATFYHRYNHTDTYFGSTRLWIDLTGDALQIKRKKIRLDNDYINHVIDIYHL; this is encoded by the coding sequence ATGAGTACATGTAACCTGCAACAGCGGGTGGAACAATTTCTGTACCGCGAAGCACGCCTGCTGGATGACCGGCAGTGGGATGACTGGCTGGCCTGCTACCATCCGCAGGTCGAATATTGGATGCCGGCCTGGGCTGACGACGATCGCCAGACGACGGATCCCCACAGCGAGATTTCGCTGATTTATTACGCCAATCGCGAAGGCCTGGAAGATCGCGTTTACCGCATAAAAACCGAACGCTCAGCCGCCAGCAGCATGCCGGAGCCGCGTACGGTGCATCTTATCAGCAACGTGGAGCTGTTATCCTCCGGTGCGGAACAGGCCGAGGTGAACTACCACTGGGCCACCTTCTATCACCGCTACAACCACACGGACACTTATTTCGGCTCAACCCGTTTGTGGATAGATCTTACCGGGGATGCGCTGCAAATTAAGCGCAAAAAAATTCGTCTGGATAATGACTATATCAATCATGTTATTGATATTTATCATCTTTAA
- a CDS encoding Rieske 2Fe-2S domain-containing protein translates to MHSLLNPTISKLKEKINHALIIDKENGIYQCNRGIFTDEALFELEMKAIFEGNWIYLAHESQIANSGDYYTLTIGRQPVIITRDKDMRLHAMINSCSHRGAMLASRKAGNKSTFTCPFHGWTFNNAGHLLKAKDEKTGAYPPCFKQDGSHDVKQLPRFESYRGFLFGSLSDEVQPLEDYLGETRQILDLIIDQAESGLEVLRGSSSYTFDGNWKLQMENGADGYHVSVVHWNYVSTMAHRDAASGTQTMDANCWSSKNDGGAYGFKNGHLLLWTRVLNPESRPIYRHFTRLNDAFGAHRADLMVNQTRNLCLYPNLYIMDQLSSQLRVVRPIAVNKTEVTVFCFAPKGENADERALRIRQYEDFFNVSGMGTPDDLEEFRACQLGFNAGNMPWSDLSRGATRWLEGQADDNAKALGIVPDMTGPRPEDEALYLSQHHHWQNILLRQLERQQRNDEVAQ, encoded by the coding sequence ATGCATTCATTATTGAATCCGACAATATCCAAGCTGAAAGAAAAAATAAATCACGCTTTAATTATTGATAAAGAAAATGGCATATATCAGTGCAATCGCGGTATTTTTACCGATGAGGCGCTGTTTGAACTCGAAATGAAAGCCATTTTCGAAGGCAATTGGATTTATCTGGCGCATGAAAGCCAAATCGCCAACTCAGGCGATTATTACACGCTCACCATTGGGCGTCAGCCGGTGATCATCACGCGCGACAAAGACATGCGGCTGCATGCCATGATCAATAGTTGCTCGCACCGTGGCGCGATGTTGGCCAGCCGCAAGGCCGGCAATAAAAGTACCTTCACCTGCCCCTTCCACGGCTGGACCTTCAATAACGCCGGCCACCTGCTGAAAGCCAAGGACGAGAAAACCGGCGCTTATCCTCCCTGTTTCAAGCAGGACGGCTCACATGATGTGAAGCAGCTGCCGCGTTTTGAGTCTTATCGCGGATTTCTGTTCGGCAGCCTGAGTGATGAGGTGCAACCGCTGGAGGACTATTTGGGCGAAACGCGGCAGATCCTCGATCTCATCATCGATCAGGCTGAGAGCGGGCTGGAAGTTCTGCGCGGCTCATCCTCCTACACCTTCGACGGCAACTGGAAACTGCAGATGGAGAACGGTGCGGACGGTTACCACGTCAGCGTGGTGCACTGGAACTATGTCTCCACCATGGCGCATCGGGATGCCGCCAGCGGCACCCAAACCATGGACGCCAACTGCTGGTCGTCAAAAAACGACGGCGGAGCCTACGGCTTCAAGAATGGTCATCTGCTGTTGTGGACCCGGGTGCTGAACCCGGAGTCGCGCCCCATTTATCGGCACTTCACCCGTTTGAACGACGCGTTCGGCGCACACCGTGCCGACCTGATGGTGAACCAAACCCGCAACCTGTGCCTTTACCCCAATCTGTACATCATGGACCAGCTTTCCAGCCAGTTGCGCGTAGTGCGCCCGATTGCCGTCAATAAAACCGAAGTGACCGTATTCTGCTTTGCGCCGAAGGGCGAAAACGCCGACGAGCGAGCCTTGCGCATTCGTCAGTATGAGGATTTCTTCAACGTCAGCGGCATGGGTACGCCGGACGACCTGGAGGAATTCCGCGCCTGCCAGCTGGGGTTCAACGCCGGCAACATGCCCTGGAGCGATCTGAGCCGCGGCGCTACCCGCTGGCTGGAGGGCCAGGCTGACGACAACGCCAAAGCGCTGGGGATCGTGCCTGACATGACCGGCCCCCGCCCGGAAGATGAAGCCCTGTATCTCAGTCAGCATCATCATTGGCAAAACATTCTGCTGCGCCAGCTGGAGCGCCAGCAACGAAACGACGAGGTGGCGCAATGA
- the catA gene encoding catechol 1,2-dioxygenase — protein sequence MSISFNQRQDIIKLLEISSGFTNDNGDPRFKKIMHHLLGDICQLIDRYDISPEEFWQAINYLHVLGERQEAALLAAGLGLEHYLDLRDDERERQQGLSGGTPRTIEGPLYVANAPVSAGFARMDDGDDDGEVMWLHGQVKGADGKPLAGAVVDIWHANTLGNYSFFDKSQSGFNLRRRITTDADGRYAARSIVPSGYGCPPDGPTQALLNRLGRHGNRPAHIHFFVSAPAHKHLTTQINLNGDRYLWDDFAFATRDELIANPVKITDPALAAKRDLPGPHTEVQFDFTLYAAADRIEQNRINRPRALQD from the coding sequence ATGTCTATATCCTTCAATCAACGTCAAGACATTATCAAATTGCTGGAAATCAGCAGCGGTTTTACTAATGACAACGGTGATCCGCGTTTCAAAAAAATCATGCATCATCTGCTGGGCGATATTTGTCAGCTCATCGATCGCTATGATATTTCCCCTGAAGAATTCTGGCAGGCGATCAACTATCTGCACGTCTTGGGCGAACGTCAAGAGGCGGCGCTCCTGGCCGCCGGCTTGGGGCTGGAACACTACCTCGATCTGCGCGACGACGAGCGCGAGCGCCAACAAGGGCTGAGCGGCGGTACGCCACGCACCATCGAGGGGCCGCTGTATGTGGCCAATGCGCCAGTGAGCGCCGGCTTCGCGCGGATGGATGACGGCGACGACGACGGCGAGGTGATGTGGCTGCACGGCCAGGTCAAAGGCGCCGACGGCAAGCCGCTGGCGGGGGCGGTGGTTGATATTTGGCACGCCAACACGTTGGGCAACTACTCTTTCTTCGATAAATCGCAGAGCGGCTTCAACCTGCGCCGGCGGATAACCACCGACGCCGATGGCCGCTACGCGGCGCGCAGCATCGTGCCGTCGGGCTACGGCTGTCCACCCGACGGGCCCACCCAGGCTTTGCTCAATCGACTGGGGCGCCACGGCAACCGTCCGGCGCATATTCATTTCTTCGTCTCCGCACCGGCGCATAAACACCTGACGACGCAAATCAATCTCAATGGCGACCGTTATCTGTGGGATGACTTCGCTTTCGCTACCCGCGATGAGCTGATCGCCAACCCGGTGAAAATCACCGATCCGGCGCTGGCGGCAAAACGCGATCTGCCCGGCCCGCATACCGAAGTGCAGTTTGATTTTACGCTTTATGCCGCGGCGGACCGCATCGAACAGAACAGAATAAATCGCCCTCGCGCGCTGCAAGATTAA
- the catC gene encoding muconolactone Delta-isomerase, translated as MLFKVEMVVKLPLDMPKALADEIKTREKAYSQTLQASGKWRHLWRVAGSYANVSIFDVESNAELHELLFALPLYPYMKIRVTALCRHPSSIRDDDK; from the coding sequence ATGCTATTCAAAGTTGAAATGGTCGTGAAATTACCGCTCGATATGCCTAAAGCGCTCGCCGACGAAATAAAAACGCGCGAAAAAGCATATTCGCAAACCCTGCAGGCGAGCGGAAAATGGCGACATCTTTGGCGCGTAGCCGGTAGCTACGCCAATGTCAGCATTTTCGATGTGGAAAGCAATGCCGAGCTGCACGAGCTGTTATTCGCCCTGCCGCTTTACCCTTATATGAAAATTCGCGTAACGGCGTTATGCCGACACCCGTCATCGATCCGCGACGATGACAAATAA
- a CDS encoding muconate cycloisomerase family protein, with protein MELRIERIDSWLVDIPTIRPHKLSMATMGCQTLTLVRMTCADGLIGWGEATTIGGLSYGPQSPEGIKSAIDGYLAPLLSGKSFSGLAPLVALMNGQVQGNTFAKSALETAFLDAQGKRLGLPVSTLLGGALSNTLPVLWTLASGDTQQDIIEGQRLLAEDRHRAFKLKIGARPLEEDLRHTQAIKQALGPEISIRVDVNQAWDAATAVRGMAALQQIGIDLVEQPVPQWDRTALIRLSQRFTLPILADEAVADAHDGYALAAGGFTGAYALKIAKAGGPAQALKLAQVAQAAGVGVYGGTMLEGTLGTVASLHAWSTLKLDWGSEMFGPLLLKDDVVTTPLRFANGHVSLPSGPGLGVDIDEDKLRFYRRK; from the coding sequence ATGGAACTTCGCATTGAACGCATCGACAGCTGGCTGGTGGATATTCCCACTATTCGGCCACACAAATTGTCGATGGCCACGATGGGCTGCCAAACGCTGACGCTGGTGCGCATGACCTGCGCCGACGGCCTGATCGGCTGGGGGGAAGCCACCACCATCGGCGGGCTGAGCTACGGCCCGCAAAGCCCGGAGGGGATCAAGTCGGCGATCGACGGCTACCTCGCGCCGCTGCTGAGCGGCAAAAGCTTCAGCGGTCTGGCGCCGTTGGTTGCGTTGATGAATGGCCAGGTCCAGGGCAATACCTTTGCCAAGTCGGCGCTGGAAACCGCCTTTCTCGATGCCCAGGGCAAACGCCTCGGCCTGCCGGTCAGCACCCTGCTCGGCGGCGCGCTCAGCAACACCCTGCCGGTGCTGTGGACGTTGGCCAGCGGCGATACGCAGCAAGATATCATCGAAGGGCAACGCCTGTTGGCGGAAGACCGTCATCGCGCCTTCAAGTTGAAGATCGGCGCCCGGCCACTGGAGGAAGATCTGCGCCACACCCAGGCTATCAAGCAAGCGCTGGGGCCGGAGATCAGCATTCGCGTCGATGTTAACCAGGCCTGGGATGCCGCCACCGCCGTACGCGGAATGGCGGCGCTGCAGCAGATCGGCATCGATCTGGTCGAACAGCCGGTGCCGCAATGGGATCGCACGGCGTTAATCCGGCTCAGTCAGCGCTTCACTCTGCCGATCCTGGCCGACGAAGCGGTGGCCGACGCTCACGACGGTTATGCATTGGCTGCGGGCGGCTTTACCGGCGCCTACGCGCTGAAGATAGCCAAGGCCGGCGGCCCGGCGCAGGCGCTGAAACTGGCGCAGGTCGCACAGGCCGCCGGAGTCGGCGTCTATGGCGGCACCATGCTGGAAGGCACGCTGGGCACCGTCGCCTCGCTGCACGCCTGGTCGACGCTGAAGCTGGACTGGGGCAGCGAGATGTTCGGCCCGCTGTTGCTGAAAGACGACGTGGTCACCACGCCGCTGCGTTTCGCCAACGGTCACGTCAGTCTGCCGTCAGGCCCGGGCCTGGGGGTCGATATCGATGAAGACAAACTGCGCTTTTATCGACGCAAATAA
- the pcaD gene encoding 3-oxoadipate enol-lactonase, protein MDIEYRLDGPADAPLLVLSNSLGTTFEMWQPQLAALTERFRLLRYNQRGHGATPLAKAPLQLQQLAEDVIALLDHLDAPNAHFCGISMGGLTGLWLSRYHPERIGRLVVANTAARIGNAEGWRQRAQQVRKHGLAPIAAASPARWFCAAFAQRHPEQVAALVAALAAGNPQGYAACCEALAQADLRAEVALMTRPMRVIAGEQDPVTTVADAEFLVANAPLADLRRLPTSHISNIACPDLFNRCVVEFLTEKE, encoded by the coding sequence ATGGATATTGAATATCGCCTCGACGGCCCGGCCGACGCACCGCTACTGGTGCTGTCCAACTCGCTGGGCACCACCTTCGAGATGTGGCAACCGCAGTTGGCGGCGCTGACCGAACGCTTTCGCCTATTGCGCTACAACCAGCGCGGCCACGGAGCCACCCCGTTGGCGAAAGCGCCGCTGCAACTGCAGCAGTTGGCTGAAGACGTCATCGCCCTGCTCGACCATTTGGATGCGCCGAACGCCCATTTTTGCGGCATTTCGATGGGAGGATTGACCGGGCTCTGGCTCAGTCGTTATCACCCCGAGCGCATCGGACGGCTGGTGGTCGCCAATACCGCCGCCCGCATCGGCAACGCCGAAGGCTGGCGACAACGCGCGCAGCAGGTACGGAAACACGGGTTGGCGCCGATCGCCGCCGCCTCACCCGCGCGCTGGTTCTGCGCGGCATTCGCGCAGCGCCACCCCGAGCAGGTGGCTGCGCTGGTGGCGGCCCTGGCGGCCGGTAATCCGCAGGGATACGCCGCCTGCTGCGAGGCGCTGGCGCAGGCCGACCTGCGCGCCGAGGTTGCCTTGATGACGCGGCCGATGCGGGTGATTGCCGGTGAGCAAGATCCGGTCACGACGGTGGCGGACGCCGAGTTTTTAGTCGCCAATGCGCCACTCGCCGATCTGCGGCGGTTGCCGACATCGCATATTTCCAACATCGCCTGTCCGGATCTCTTCAACCGCTGCGTTGTCGAGTTTCTTACTGAAAAGGAATGA
- the pcaF gene encoding 3-oxoadipyl-CoA thiolase yields the protein MNPAYLCDAVRTPFGRLNGSLAGIRADDLAALPLKALQARHPTLDWSQVDDVLFGCANQAGEDNRNVARMALLLAGLPVQVPGCTINRLCGSSLDAVAAAARAIRTGESELMIAGGVESMSRAPYVMGKAESAFSRTMKIEDTTMGWRFINPQMQALYGVDTMPQTAENVASQFGISRRDQDAFALRSQQRTAAAQESGFYSDQLIEVLIPQKKGEPLTFNQDEHPRATTLAALEKLRPVVAPQGSITAGNASGLNDGACALLLAGERSVARHGLRPMARIIASAVTGIEPAIMGFAPAAAVRKVLHIAGLTLEQMDVIELNEAFAAQALAVTRELGLRDDAPQVNPNGGAIALGHPLGASGGRLVMNAAWQLRKTRGRYGLCTMCIGVGQGIALIIERV from the coding sequence ATGAATCCAGCTTATCTGTGTGACGCCGTCCGCACGCCCTTCGGTCGCCTCAATGGGAGCCTGGCCGGCATACGCGCCGACGACTTGGCCGCTCTGCCGTTGAAAGCGCTGCAGGCACGCCATCCGACGCTCGACTGGAGCCAGGTGGACGACGTGTTGTTCGGCTGCGCCAATCAGGCGGGGGAAGACAACCGCAATGTCGCGCGCATGGCGCTGCTGCTCGCCGGCCTGCCGGTGCAGGTGCCCGGCTGCACCATCAATCGCCTGTGCGGATCCAGCCTGGATGCGGTAGCAGCTGCGGCGCGCGCCATCAGAACCGGCGAGAGCGAGCTGATGATCGCCGGCGGCGTGGAAAGCATGTCGCGGGCGCCTTATGTGATGGGCAAGGCGGAAAGCGCCTTCAGCCGCACGATGAAGATTGAAGACACCACCATGGGCTGGCGTTTTATCAACCCACAGATGCAGGCGCTGTACGGCGTGGACACGATGCCGCAGACCGCCGAAAACGTGGCGTCGCAATTCGGTATCAGCCGTCGCGATCAGGACGCCTTCGCCCTGCGCAGCCAGCAACGCACCGCCGCCGCACAGGAAAGCGGCTTTTACAGCGACCAACTGATCGAGGTGCTTATCCCGCAGAAGAAAGGCGAGCCGCTGACCTTCAACCAGGACGAACATCCGCGCGCCACCACCTTAGCCGCACTGGAAAAACTCAGGCCGGTGGTCGCCCCGCAGGGCAGCATTACGGCCGGCAACGCATCCGGCCTGAACGACGGCGCCTGCGCGTTGCTGCTGGCCGGCGAGCGCAGCGTGGCTCGCCATGGCCTGCGGCCAATGGCACGCATCATTGCCAGCGCCGTCACCGGCATCGAACCGGCGATCATGGGCTTTGCACCGGCGGCGGCGGTGCGCAAAGTGTTGCATATTGCCGGCCTGACCCTCGAACAGATGGACGTGATCGAACTGAACGAAGCCTTCGCCGCGCAAGCGCTGGCGGTGACCCGCGAGCTGGGACTGCGCGACGATGCGCCGCAGGTGAACCCGAACGGCGGCGCGATTGCGCTCGGCCATCCTCTGGGCGCCTCCGGTGGCCGGCTGGTGATGAACGCCGCCTGGCAACTGCGAAAAACGCGCGGGCGCTACGGGCTGTGCACCATGTGCATCGGCGTCGGCCAGGGCATTGCACTGATTATCGAACGGGTATGA
- a CDS encoding 3-oxoacid CoA-transferase subunit B: MSKLTHQQLAERIARDIPEGAYVNLGIGIPTQIANYLPADKEIFLHSENGILGMGPAPTPGEEDPELINAGKQPVTLLKGGCFFHHGDSFAMMRGGHLDICVLGAYQVSERGDLANWSTGAPGAIPAVGGAMDLAIGARQVFVMTEHLTKTGECKIVRQCSYPLTGVGCIDRIYSDLAVMDVTPQGLVVREIFAGLTPQQLQDVTPVELTFTLQHGEPRHESSLSV; the protein is encoded by the coding sequence ATGAGCAAACTGACCCATCAACAGCTGGCTGAGCGCATCGCGCGCGATATTCCCGAAGGCGCCTACGTCAATCTCGGTATCGGCATTCCAACCCAGATCGCCAACTATCTGCCGGCCGATAAAGAGATCTTCCTGCACAGCGAAAACGGCATTCTCGGCATGGGCCCGGCGCCAACGCCGGGCGAAGAGGACCCGGAATTGATCAATGCCGGCAAACAACCGGTTACGCTGCTGAAAGGCGGCTGCTTTTTCCACCACGGCGACTCTTTCGCCATGATGCGCGGCGGCCACCTGGATATTTGCGTGCTGGGCGCCTATCAGGTCTCCGAACGCGGCGATCTGGCGAACTGGAGCACTGGCGCACCGGGGGCGATTCCGGCGGTCGGCGGCGCGATGGATCTGGCGATCGGCGCACGCCAGGTGTTTGTGATGACCGAACACCTGACCAAAACGGGTGAATGCAAAATCGTCCGCCAATGCAGCTATCCGTTAACCGGCGTCGGCTGCATCGACCGCATCTACAGCGATCTGGCGGTGATGGACGTCACTCCCCAGGGACTGGTGGTGCGTGAAATATTTGCCGGCCTGACCCCGCAACAACTGCAGGACGTCACCCCGGTCGAACTGACTTTCACCCTTCAACACGGGGAACCGCGCCATGAATCCAGCTTATCTGTGTGA